The genomic DNA TTGTGACTTTGCCATGCTGCTTTAGTGGCACAAAATCCAGACTCCGTTTTAAGAGGCATGCTAATTATCTGCCCTGTGATGTGATTCTTTTGTGGTGTACAATTGGTGAACACATGATCAACTCAAGTGTCCTTCTTTTCTGGTTATCTGTGCATGAACAGCAGTGTTTTCTTCTTTATAGCTAAATAAATTCCATCATTTAGAATTCTAAGGTGTGTATCAGTGGTGTGTTGTCatcatttcataaaaaatactttattttggcCTGATACATACATCAGTATGTTGCTGGAAAAGATCTGGTGCACCATATACGTTTTCTTCTGTTTAGTTGCTTTGCAATTTAGATCTCCAAAACCCCTAGTTGATTTTGTATAATATACATGATATCCCAAGCCCTTTTGACATGTAATCACATACAgcatatgaattatagatatctataattcaattttcactagttaaaatgctacttCAATATCAGCCATGGAACTGCTACTCTTAAAATGCTAATTTGTGATATCAGTAATGATGTTTGCACTAGTAGAAACATAAACTTGTTAATTTTTATATCTGTAACTGGATTTTtaactagtagaatttcacagtgAGTTATTGTTATCTCCTGTTCAAaatacaattacagatatctgtaatttcttactagttgaaattcaaaTTTCGTGTATGAGCCATGTACATCTCactagtaaaaaaatataattttttgatatcaataattacctTGTTACTAGTGCAAAAGTCTATTCCTGATATCAATAATTGAATtggtaaaaatgcttttttttttttttaatctgtgagCGCATGGCAACATGTTAGATATGGTATCTGTACATGGATAGATATCAATCCAGATATCGATACATTGAAGACtaattaaagatatatatatgtatatatatggctttcttactagttacagtAACACTACAGAAATCTGaagggaatattccgggttcaatacaagttaagctcagtcaacggcttttgtggcataatgttgattacaaaaattatttcgacatgtccgtacttttctttaaaaaaagcagaaatggaagttacagtgaggcacttacaatggaagtaaatgaggccaatttttagagggtttaaaggcagaaatgtgaagcttataatattataaaagcacttacattattctgctgaaactcatgtattatttgagctgtagtgttgtttaaattgttgtttttacagtcaggatttgttgacattgtcatcatggcaacaaagttgtaaaattgaatataacttcacaaagaaaaggatagtaagcaattttatagcaCGCATTTTAACacctatttttttatatgttgtggctatacttaagaaattgtattttaacttttaccgatttggcctccattcacttccattgtaagtgcctcactgtaacccagatatttgttttttttaaaggaaaggaggaacgagtcaaaattattttttgtggcaattaacatcatgccacaaatgctgtcgattgagcttaacttgtattgaacccgaaatattcctttaaggggggTAGCAGGAGGCGAGCCGGCTGCAAAGCGTCTTTCTGGTTTCCAAGGAAACGTGGGAACAGACAGAACGCAGACAGGGATAGAGCGGTGATAGCAGTTCCTTTTACATATATATTAGCAGTGGACCCAAAACTTTTAATTTATAAGACCACAGAGTGGAGGTTAATTGCTGTAAATCCATACCTGCCTGTTTAGGTAAGTTTCTCGTGCTTCTTTTGTCTGCACATAAAAGGTTCACGCGAGAATGAATGCGTGGGTAATTATTCTAAATGTAACTTAATATTCTTGCTCCATTTTCTCAGGTGTATAGACCATGAGGCTCTGCTTTCTGTGTATGTTAGGTTCTAAAAAACCTCGATATATTTTTGCTTGctcttttatattttcatttatacaGCCTAcacatatttttgcattaatttccAGCAAGTTTCTCTCATACCCCTGTTTGTTTTGCACCAGTTGAATTGGTCTGTTATGCTTTGGTTGGCCAGCTCAATCATTTACTAAGTTGTGCACTCACTATTCAAAATTTAGTCGTCAAGCTAAAGTTTTCAGCCCCCCCTGCTTATTTTATTACCTTTAAgcttttatgatttttttgtaaGGCTGCTTTGAATCAATGTATGTTGTGgaaagtgcaatacaaatacattaaaattgaCATTTTAGATGACAACTATCtgggtcattatcaaaatatggtgacaaacacGTCCCTTGACTTTTCAGCATAGGTGTATTATggaccgggccaatggggccagtgcccagggtcTGGCAGCCCATcagctttgaaaacaaatgtttatatacactTGAATATGTGGCCCCCACAGTTgtcagcttatacaaggcccccttTATAGGGCCATGTGACTAAGAGGGCCCCCAGTGcacttataggacccttttgccttcctgtttctaattttttttattttattttttttatttaatattctgactattatttcatgtAGGCTTTATAGGATTAAGCTTTGTGctttgtatgaaaagtgctgttgaacaaaaacatttattgtacTATTCATTGCTTTAACTGCATTTCTCCccaatattacaaaaaataactgggcTAAGGTGGTTGGGGGGGGaaagatattgatattttattttgtgtggtacaaaagtACTGACCTAGAAACGTAAAGTTTTTCGAGACAATCtttaatgttggtttgacaaaaccttgtctgaaaatcTACTCTAAGGGATTACATTGTGGCTTACATGATGCCTTCACAGCACTTTTcgatgggagaataataatggtagccaaacTGTAGGGTCATTGcaaacagaatttacaataaaataaccAAATTACCACTATTTTTGAtacccacacctttcagccctccatgGAGGTCTTTAAAGTAAATAGGGagtatagggatgatcacttctgaatggaacgcaccccatcattcagatgagttagaaaaggtATAGCAGCacaagccagaactgcctgaactctttgccaagtttcaccaaacccataTGTACATGCTGTAGgagtctatttgttaaattctttatatttaaagtgtttgatgaagttaaaatatgttataatgtattatttcccatttaaatatatgcatgtttacatatttattacacattttgttacattcttgttttttgtatgtataatttgtagtatttacaagtatttacattgagtttacataatgtataaccagggttggggagtaacagaatacatgtaacaggattacgtatttaaaatacaaaataaaagtaactgtattccactacagttacaatttaaatcatttgtaattagaatacagttacattcaaaaggtattttgattactgaagagattacttttattgtcatttgtttcatttaatatttagtcctttcagatggaaaacttttatacatataaatgatgtgatccaaagtgcatttgaacagcggtgaaacactttcttatgatgtgttacattcatacgagcagacagagaagtaagtttgaagtaagtttggagaagaagaaatagaaataatttcttgtgtaaattgtaaaatgctatttctagccattttacatgcacatgttaccaggcacgatcatatttttttttattaacaaaattcacgttggatcataatttctttttttctagtaagacctttgatattagggcaaaaatcgtattcttgataagaattttatttgttttcctgtaaaaatatctaaaaatccttaaaacaagatcaatctgatttatcttgttttagaaacaacactgcataagatatttaggtttttcagagaatgtatttttaacatgtgtattttgtcttattgtactggcagagtttttatagtcaaaacaagtgaaaaaaatctaccagtgctgaagaagtaatccaaagtatttagaatacgtcactgaccttgagtaatctaactaaatacattacaaattacattttacagcatgtattctgtaatctgtagtggaatacatttcaaaagtaaccctcccagccctgtgtataacaaacattaaaatggtattgtctctttaagaacagcaaACCTGTTTCGGTTGAGCAGTTTCTTTACCACGACCGTGTTTGAGTTAATcatactgtaaataacagaacgggtattaaaagagacttaaatcaatgaaaatttaCTGCGTGGATCTCAACTTTGAAAGATAATTGGACCGagggggcccttgctagtcataatctgcTCCTGCTTTTCGGAcataaaaagatttaaaatattCAAGAAACCGCATTTAAAAGGCATCTCTCTATAACCTAACTTTCATATGGTACACCACTTTTGTGACATTTATagttatttatctgtttattttgtACTCATTTTGTTTTCAAAGGCCAACCATTAGTGCAAGGCCTAACAAGTGTGAGATAAAAGCAAGTAATTCataatttaaatactttaaaaagattgtgtgtcccttgatttcatgtcatTAGTGTTATAATTGTTAAAAACTTGTattttgaaaaaaactaaaagttgTGGAAAAGATCTTCCAAGGTGAAAGCTTAGAGGAAGAAGAGACTACTCAAATGTGCAATGTGAAAAAgttataaatttacattttagCTGTAATTCTTTCAGATGGTTTCTTTAAATATGCCACTGGTGTTGCATTGTTTAGGCCAAATGTCCATGTGAAAGATttgtattcaaaaaaaaaaatttatgatataatttattgattttaatctgatcagtggtgtatgttttgtgatgctactgacaccatcttagaaaattcatcttttaagagaatttgtcaTTTGTGTTACAACtcaaaattaaatgataaaataaagaacaatagtcaagttgtcctttataaataaaaataatgtcaagatgTCAAAAGATGTTTACCCTCAGCTTTTATGAGAGGAAACCAAACGGAACGGAAttgaaaatatcaatatttatgtaaGTCAGAAAGTcagcattttttgagaatgacccagtTACCTCTATGCACTTTTTTCTTTACCAAAAAACAAAGGCATAGGCTATTTGCactgtgtaaatagcaacaaaatgcATCTCCTTTGATCTgtgtgcaaatagtgttagatgctttTTGCattcctaattaaatactaacatacagtatcacttcagtgtgtttattgtgtttatttagagtcccaaaaATTTACCACGGTTTGCCTACAggaaccatagtatcaccatggtattttgtgataaaatcaaagtaaccacaaaaataaacatGGCTACTACATTatcaccatattactgtagtaacaccatggttaattgaattaaaactatggcatctgccaaaaaacatggttactacaatattactatagtaaaaccatggttaatttgaccCAGATCAAACcattctctcaactccccgatcttcacatgaccaaatcactgcgaggaaaccaacctttatattcatttttatttattattataaggggGAATCGAACGTGTGTCGTCCGCATGAAAAAAGCACATCTGCACTGTGTTTACACGCTACGCCAGTGCAGCGACACATGCATGAGgagtgcagtttgtcttcaatttctgtttccaccagaatatttgagtgcaaatagccgcacacctagtgcaaatagtcactatgAAAAGCAAATGATTTCAAGGCACATATATAAAGTTTTActgatacagtggcaagaaaaagtatgtgaaccctttggaattacctgcatttatgtataaatttgtcttaaaatatggtttgatcatctaagttacaccaatgaacaaacacaatctgttttaactaataacacaaattattggattgttcttgtacatatagaatacatcattcaaacattcacggTGTAagctggaaaaagtatgtgaacccctaggctaatgacatcaacaagaGTTggtaaacctggcatccaattaatgaaacgagattggaggacttataaaaaacattaaatcattttgaatttgctattcacaagaaacatCTGCTTATGTGGAACATGCCTggcaaaaaagagatttcagaagacctactaTCAAAgactgttgctttgcataaagctgaaatggttacaaagttatctcgaagagcttagatattcatctgtccacagttagacaaattgtctataaacggagacgatttagtactgtggctacgaagtggccatccagccaagatgactcaagaGGCCTGGTTGAGATTATTGATgacaaaggaggatcgaccagttattaaatccaagggttcacttactttttccaaagcaatgttaatgtttaatgggatgtgtttaataaagacatgaaagactaTAATTGTTTGCATGTTGTtaacttaagcacattgtgtttgtctatataaagatgagatcacatttgatgatcatttaatgcagaaaaccatctaattccaaagggttcacatatttttcttgccactgtaagtgcttttgtgtctgtcatcatttactggaACATAAAATATGTTATTCAGAGTGTTAGCttccattgactttcattgtatggaaaaaaagatacaaagtggtgacagagactaacattctgcccaacatttccttttgtctttcacagaagaaagaaattcatacatatttggaacaacatgaggatgagtaattgATTACTCAAAtgattcatttttgaatgaactactCATTTAAGTCAGCTTCTTGTGTATTTCAACAGGTGAATGTGTGGGCCTGTATCCTGCAGCTGGGAGACAGATGGAGAAAGACACACAAGCACTGTCAACTTATTCTCCTCTACATTCCCCTAGAAATAATTCAGAAACTCTGTCCCTATCCGCCTCTCTTCCACAGCCCGCTGCTGTTCTGCCTGCGTCACTCCCTCTCTCCCCAACCACCCCAACCCCTTCCACCCCAGCCTCCTATCTCCACTTCTCATCAACCCCTCAGTTTTCTGGGGGGTCACACTGCCTCAGTCCCTCCACAGAATTTGACCAGGATGACCTGACCAGCCTGAGCTGGCTGCATCAAAGAGGGAACCTTTTGCCCCTGCCCAGAATCACCACACTACCCCAAACATTAGAACCTATTCCTGCCCAACCACTGCCTTCCTACCCTGCTAAACCCCCATACTCTTTTAGCAGTCTCATCTTCATGGCAATTGAAGACTCCCCAGAAAAGAGACTTCCTGTAAAAGGTATTTATGAGTGGATTGTAAACAGCTTCCCCTACTACAGAGAGGCTTTGGGCGGCTGGAGGAACTCTGTTCGACACAATCTGTCCTTGAGCAAGAGCTTCCAACGAATACATTGTGACAAGAGTCAAGTGCGTCAGACATCTGAACTTCCAATCACTtgtgtttaagggatagttcaaaaattctgaaaattctgtcatcatttattcaccctcatgttgttccaaacctggatgatttttgtgcttttttgtaacttttttgtGCACATATGCTgcattacatctccttttgtgttccatgaaacaaAGGAAGTCATAAatgcatttggaacaacatgaggatgagtaaatgatgacagaatttttatttttttgtcgaactacagttgaagtcagaagtttacatacaccatagccaaatacatttaaactcagtttttcacaattcctgacatttaatcgtagaagacattccctgtcttaggtcagttagaatcactactttattttaagaatgtgaaatgtcctaccacccctggagttgcgagttcgaatccagtaggtgctgagtgactccagccaggtctcctaagcaaccaaattggttgctagggagggtagagtcacatggggtaacctcctcgtggtcgcaattagtggttctctctctcaatggggcatgtggtaagttgtgcgtggatcgcggagagtagcatgagcctccacatgcgccgtctccgcggtgtcatgcacaatgagccacgtgataagatgtgcggattgactgtctcagaagcggagccAACTGGGACTTGtcatctgccacccggattgaggtgagtaaccgcgccaccacgaggacctactaagtagtgggaaatgggtattcgaaattgggagaaaaggggataaaaaaaaaaaaaagaatgtgaaatgtaagaataatagtagagagaatgatttatttcagcttttatttctttcatcacattcccagtgggtcagaagcttacatacactttgttagtatttggtagcattgcctttaaattgtttaactttgttagttttgggtagccttccacaagctgcTCACAAAAAGTTACTGGAATTttttcccattcctccagacagaactggtgtaactcagtcaggtttgtaggattccttgctcacacatgccttttcagttctgcccacaaattttctatcagattaagGTCaaagctttgtgatggccactcctataccttgactttgttgtccctaagccattttgccacaactctggaggtatgcttggggtcattgtccatttggaagacccatttgcgaccaagctttaacttaatggctgatgtcgagatattgcttcaatgtatccacatcattttccatcctcttgatgccatctattttgtgaagtgcaccagtccctcctgcagcaaagcaccctaacaacatgatgctgccacccccatgcttcacagttgggatggtgttcttcggcttgcaagcttcaccttttttcatccaaacataacgatggtcattatggccaaaaa from Myxocyprinus asiaticus isolate MX2 ecotype Aquarium Trade chromosome 22, UBuf_Myxa_2, whole genome shotgun sequence includes the following:
- the si:ch211-145o7.3 gene encoding forkhead box protein N2 — protein: MEKDTQALSTYSPLHSPRNNSETLSLSASLPQPAAVLPASLPLSPTTPTPSTPASYLHFSSTPQFSGGSHCLSPSTEFDQDDLTSLSWLHQRGNLLPLPRITTLPQTLEPIPAQPLPSYPAKPPYSFSSLIFMAIEDSPEKRLPVKGIYEWIVNSFPYYREALGGWRNSVRHNLSLSKSFQRIHCDKSQSVGKGSLWRVCPEYRPALLEVLRKTHYCHRTSSNLLNNPVLLEAADNGQNVIYETMEISDLDSLSSNPPCSLTPDHEELVAMESVELTDVAGESEKDPLADSGYIELHYYQYQQCQYLVLPGDTELDLETAEILQLDAEAQEAAGSLLDLAGGNH